In the Nerophis ophidion isolate RoL-2023_Sa linkage group LG01, RoL_Noph_v1.0, whole genome shotgun sequence genome, one interval contains:
- the LOC133538136 gene encoding uncharacterized protein K02A2.6-like — translation MLLDTGSAVSVVSDSFYQANHTQFPLKPVFKLKLKSYSGQRIAVRGYIMLPVQYEDQQVTLPLVIVQGSRPALIGRNWLKKLRLNWKHIFTVQKVQKRTHGNTGVQEVIERHQAVFSEGQGCITGFKAKIRTKPDTTPIFCKARPVPYALKEAVEREVERLESEKVISKIETSEWAAPIVTVPKVDKTIRICGDYKVSVNQCIEEQTYPLPNTEDLFATLAGGTSFSKLDPSHAYQQLQLDKESEKYLTINTHKGLYKYHRLSYGVSSAPAIFQSVMDQILQGMDHVTCFLDDILVTASSEEEHLTRLDNVLTRLEKHGIRVKLSKCQFFQSSVEYLGHRIDKTGLHPTEEKVTAITNAPEPTNVTELKSFLGLLNYYSRFLQNPSTVLKPLHNLLKKDSKWIWTVECAKVFEDAKQLLLQNKVLVHYNTRLPLRIACDASPYGVGAVISHVTEDGEERPVAFASRTLTEPERKYAQIEKEALAIIFGVKKFHKYLYGRKFTLITDHKPLLAILGPKSAVPTLAALRMQRWALILMAYNYEVEYKKSADHANADALSRLPRVGMNNTAVEGSIFYFSYLDELPVCAKDIESATLKDPVLSKVWNYTLNGWPSYVQDAALRPYFVRRQELSADQGCILWGQRVIIPPGYRQSLLEDLHHEHPGICRIKALARSYLWWPGCDGEIQELVNKCSVCQAVQKMPAVAPLHPWRWPERVWQRIHIDFAEKDKQYFLVVIDSHSKWLEVFPMSSTTSHNTIKVLRGLFASYGPPEELVSDNGPQLVAKEFTQFLESNGVKHTAVPAYHPASNGAAERSVQILKRSLMKNVLEADSKSSLSLSHRLSNFLLMYRSTPHTVTGRTPAELFLKRQLRTRFSLLKPDLARRIEGKQAAQKLYHDKRPPPIRFFLEGEVVRIRNFRDGVEKWSKAKILKRLGTVTYLIQAGQRQRTVHVDHMLPWRENMGRLPVILSPPVAENVPSVQLESAMSIPSPGPSVSQTQTSLNTEVDSSPAELPSSEFRSPTTKTPPVIRRYPERVRVPPNKLNL, via the coding sequence ATGTTACTGGACACAGGTTCAGCAGTGTCAGTAGTTTCTGACAGTTTTTACCAGGCAAACCACACTCAATTTCCTTTGAAACCAGTTTTCAAGTTAAAGTTGAAATCATATTCAGGCCAAAGGATTGCTGTTCGAGGGTACATCATGTTACCAGTACAGTACGAGGACCAGCAAGTGACACTCCCACTGGTCATTGTACAGGGAAGCAGACCTGCACTGATTGGCCGTAACTGGCTAAAAAAGCTACGGCTGAACTGGAAACATATTTTCACTGTACAAAAGGTGCAGAAAAGGACGCATGGTAACACAGGAGTACAGGAGGTGATAGAGAGACATCAGGCAGTGTTCTCAGAGGGCCAAGGCTGTATCACAGGGTTTAAAGCTAAAATACGCACCAAACCTGATACCACACCAATTTTCTGCAAGGCTCGCCCAGTTCCTTACGCACTAAAGGAAGCTGTAGAAAGAGAGGTAGAGAGGTTGGAGAGTGAAAAAGTGATTTCAAAGATTGAAACTAGCGAGTGGGCAGCTCCAATAGTTACAGTACCTAAGGTTGACAAAACGATCAGGATTTGTGGTGACTACAAGGTTAGTGTTAATCAATGCATTGAAGAGCAGACCTATCCATTACCGAATACGGAAGATCTATTCGCTACATTAGCAGGAGGTACATCTTTCAGCAAACTGGATCCGTCACACGCCTACCAACAACTACAGTTGGATAAAGAGTCAGAAAAGTATCTGACCATAAACACACATAAGGGTCTGTACAAGTATCATCGCCTCAGTTATGGAGTTTCGAGTGCTCCTGCAATATTTCAGTCTGTTATGGACCAGATTCTGCAAGGGATGGACCATGTGACATGTTTTTTGGACGACATACTCGTTACAGCTTCTTCGGAGGAGGAGCATTTGACAAGACTGGATAATGTTCTCACACGTTTGGAGAAGCATGGCATCAGGGTGAAGctatcaaaatgtcagtttttccaGAGCAGTGTCGAGTATTTGGGACATCGTATTGATAAGACTGGGTTACATCCCACAGAAGAAAAGGTGACTGCCATAACCAATGCACCTGAGCCCACAAATGTAACAGAACTGAAGTCTTTCTTGGGTCTTCTGAACTATTACAGCAGATTCCTGCAAAATCCCTCTACTGTGCTCAAGCCTCTGCACAACCTACTTAAAAAGGACTCAAAGTGGATTTGGACAGTTGAATGTGCAAAAGTATTTGAAGATGCAAAGCAACTTCTACTGCAGAACAAGGTGCTGGTACACTACAACACCCGCCTGCCACTGCGAATTGCATGTGATGCTTCGCCTTATGGAGTTGGGGCTGTAATTTCACATGTAACAGAAGATGGAGAAGAGCGACCTGTTGCATTTGCCTCAAGGACACTCACTGAACCAGAAAGGAAGTATGCCCAAATTGAAAAGGAGGCACTTGCTATCATTTTTGGAGTAAAGAAATTTCATAAATACCTTTACGGAAGGAAATTCACACTGATCACTGATCATAAGCCACTGTTGGCCATCCTGGGGCCAAAATCAGCAGTTCCAACGTTGGCAGCATTAAGAATGCAACGCTGGGCACTTATTCTCATGGCCTACAATTATGAGGTTGAGTATAAAAAGTCAGCTGATCATGCTAATGCGGATGCTTTGTCACGCCTACCCCGAGTAGGGATGAACAACACAGCAGTGGAGGGAAGTATCTTCTATTTTTCATACTTGGATGAACTTCCTGTGTGTGCAAAAGACATTGAGAGTGCTACTCTTAAAGATCCTGTGCTAAGTAAGGTGTGGAACTACACATTAAATGGCTGGCCAAGTTATGTGCAAGACGCAGCATTGAGACCTTACTTTGTACGCAGACAGGAGTTGTCAGCAGATCAAGGCTGCATTCTCTGGGGACAGCGAGTCATCATACCCCCAGGTTATCGACAGAGCTTACTGGAGGATCTCCATCATGAACATCCAGGTATTTGCCGTATAAAGGCTCTTGCCCGCAGTTACCTTTGGTGGCCAGGCTGTGATGGTGAAATTCAAGAGCTGGTGAACAAGTGCTCAGTCTGCCAAGCAGTACAGAAAATGCCAGCTGTGGCACCGTTACATCCTTGGCGGTGGCCAGAAAGAGTGTGGCAAAGAATTCACATTGATTTTGCAGAGAAAGATAAACAGTATTTTTTGGTTGTCATTGATAGCCATTCAAAGTGGTTAGAGGTTTTTCCCATGTCGTCCACCACTTCTCACAACACCATTAAAGTGCTGCGCGGTCTGTTTGCTTCGTATGGACCGCCAGAAGAGCTAGTTTCAGACAATGGCCCACAGCTGGTGGCAAAAGAGTTTACTCAGTTCCTGGAGAGTAATGGAGTAAAACACACTGCTGTACCGGCTTACCACCCAGCATCAAATGGAGCAGCAGAGAGATCAGTACAAATCTTGAAACGGTCTCTGATGAAGAATGTGCTGGAAGCAGACAGCAAGTCTTCCTTGTCACTCAGTCACAGACTTTCAAATTTCCTTCTCATGTACCGCAGTACACCCCACACAGTGACGGGACGTACTCCAGCCGAGTTATTCCTGAAACGCCAGTTGAGGACTCGTTTCAGTTTGCTCAAGCCGGACCTTGCCAGACGGATCGAAGGAAAACAAGCAGCGCAGAAGCTTTATCATGACAAAAGGCCTCCCCCTATTCGCTTTTTCCTGGAGGGAGAGGTTGTTCGGATCAGAAATTTCAGGGACGGAGTGGAAAAATGGAGTAAAGCAAAAATACTGAAAAGACTGGGAACTGTCACTTACCTGATCCAAGCGGGACAGAGACAGCGCACTGTGCATGTGGATCACATGTTACCATGGCGAGAGAACATGGGGAGACTGCCAGTTATCTTGTCTCCACCAGTTGCAGAAAATGTGCCATCAGTACAACTGGAGAGTGCTATGTCAATTCCATCACCAGGACCATCAGTGAGTCAGACACAAACAAGTCTCAACACTGAAGTAGATTCAAGTCCTGCTGAGTTGCCATCATCAGAATTCAGATCACCCACAACAAAAACCCCACCAGTCATCCGCAGGTATCCAGAAAGGGTTCGAGTACCACCAAACAAACTGAATCTCTGA